A part of Triplophysa dalaica isolate WHDGS20190420 chromosome 17, ASM1584641v1, whole genome shotgun sequence genomic DNA contains:
- the usp42 gene encoding ubiquitin carboxyl-terminal hydrolase 42 isoform X1: MTIVDKSPEKPDLESVRFKHSSSLTPFSCRDMESSSSSWSVGPSATDISRAKTACMVPNIGATVNGSNNTSLQVDRPREQVVMASGDGIAPPQKVLFPPERLCLKWNQSHRIGSGLQNLGNTCFLNSTLQCLTYTAPLANYMLTREHAKTCHEPGFCMMCTMQYHIIQVFANSGNVIKPIGVLNELKRIGKHFRFGSQEDAHEFLRYTVDAMQKSCLPGNKLDRQTQATTFVHQIFGGYLRSRVKCLNCKAVSDTFDPYLDISLEIKTAQTLTKAFEQFVKPEQLDGDNAYKCSKCKKMVTASKRFTIHRSSNVLTISLKRFANFNGGKITKDVRYTEHLDLRPFMSQSHGEPQVYALYAVLVHSGFSCHAGHYYCYIKTSNGQWYQMNDSSVSLSDIRAVLNQQAYLLFYIRSPDLKNRSDFGQVNHTPGQSSPRPSIPLKMNGPQYTSTSFIGPQLPPHMTKNSSYVNGNGSSKDYHSSTKPNRNFCGGTKITSGPSHSSSSASSSSSSSSLSNPLIRPIGIPDSSKRPKLTFLIGQGKPVRPAQTQSNPNCSVSSISHTSSHTPTSSTSSITTSDVPQAKQINGTHTGAAFLVPYGQESSEESDQENGALKNGTAKPNIINGNGIKDEVEAHNSSSQPQFTSKTNGSNGLSETHGCENGSGSAHKSQNSLPKANGFNHTDKVTGTSLVSSHKTIPSDSLDSQLGLRSSSNPPSTDLQHRSSPPSKMNELSSDSCSQSSSAHPPNDSSVSTKDNEQAALKAESIQNHATHTAPGMSDLQVNHTLNRLHPVDGHTSPHRLKETRRCSEGETKESKPPHPCKFGSGEGRRSGEDHNRLVERPHFSSSMKDRDGYRYNREYDDRNRYGYGHSHREHRPNRERSTSRERYYRYRNGERHTDRYTHHHRERYHYQRRPREDRSRSRERRNDRIGHNSYRSLGHHSRDGVSSNGHHSRDGVSSNGHQSRDGVSSNGHNGPDGGRGKEVHMVSENGSRARSPRSVSPPPGHHKRKRSLSADSRESSDECRAKKAKKKNRNKDKHRHSEEDPSEVNEDSSSKKHKKKKKKKKKKRWDEEKPHTGRDSTYKQDEHESRSRNGGESRHLSSESTHSSSRDHQTENQQQLNGHKANGFSCSSGSEPDLCQNGLEKDVKHRNGTTVNSTKTHSHRNGDDDLRLPPNPCRC, from the exons TGGTGATGGCCAGTGGGGATGGCATTGCTCCTCCCCAGAAGGTCCTCTTTCCCCCAGAGCGGCTTTGCTTGAAATGGAACCAAAGCCATCGCATTGGATCGGGTCTCCAGAACCTGGGCAACACTTGTTTCCTAAATTCAACCCTCCAGTGTTTAACATACACGGCTCCCCTTGCGAACTACATGCTGACCAGGGAGCATGCCAAAACCT GTCATGAGCCTGGGTTTTGCATGATGTGTACAATGCAATATCACATCATCCAGGTGTTTGCCAACTCCGGAAACGTCATCAAGCCTATCGGGGTGCTTAATGAACTGAAAC GGATTGGAAAGCATTTCAGATTTGGAAGTCAAGAAGACGCCCATGAGTTTTTGAGGTATACAGTGGATGCTATGCAAAAGTCCTGCCTCCCTGGGAACAA aCTGGACAGGCAAACGCAGGCTACCACTTTTGTACATCAAATATTTGGGGGTTATCTGAGATCGAGAG TCAAATGTTTGAATTGCAAAGCAGTCTCTGACACATTTGACCCTTATCTGGATATATCACTGGAGATAAAG ACTGCTCAGACCCTTACGAAGGCATTTGAACAGTTTGTTAAGCCTGAGCAACTGGATGGGGATAACGCTTACAAATGCTCCAA ATGTAAAAAAATGGTCACCGCCTCAAAGAGATTCACCATTCACCGCAGTTCTAATGTTCTTACCATCTCACTGAAGCGGTTTGCCAACTTCAATGGAGGAAAAATCACAAAG GATGTAAGATACACTGAGCATCTAGACTTGCGTCCATTCATGTCTCAGTCTCATGGGGAGCCGCAGGTTTATGCTCTGTATGCTGTGCTGGTTCATTCTGGTTTCAGTTGCCATGCTGGACATTACTACTGCTATATAAAG ACTAGTAATGGGCAGTGGTATCAGATGAACGACTCATCCGTATCTCTCAGTGATATTAGGGCAGTGCTTAACCAGCAGGCATACTTGCTGTTTTACATCAG GTCACCTGATTTGAAAAACAGAAGTGACTTTGGCCAGGTGAACCATACACCGGGTCAGTCATCTCCTCGACCATCCATTCCTCTCAAGATGAATGGACCTCAGTACACCTCCACATCCTTTATAGGTCCTCAGTTGCCACCACATATGACAAAG AATTCGTCATATGTCAACGGAAACGGCTCATCAAAGGACTACCATAGTAGCACGAAACCCAACAGAAATTTTTGTGGTGGGACCAAAATTACTTCTGGTCCGTCTCATTCATCCTCCTCCGCATCGTCTTCatcctcttcctcatctctATCCAACCCCCTCATTCGACCCATTGGCATTCCCGACTCGTCTAAGAGGCCGAAGTTGACATTTCTCATAGGTCAGGGCAAGCCTGTGAGACCAGCCCAGACTCAGTCAAATCCTAATTGCTCCGTGTCTTCAATCTCTCACACATCCTCTCACACTCCCACATCCTCCACCAGCTCAATAACTACCTCAGATGTCCCACAGGCCAAGCAGATCAACGGAACTCACACTGGAGCTGCTTTTCTGGTCCCTTACGGTCAGGAATCTTCAGAGGAGTCTGACCAGGAGAATGGAGCCTTGAAGAACGGAACAGCTAAACCCAATATAATCAATGGGAATGGGATAAAGGATGAAGTCGAAGCCCACAATTCTAGCTCACAGCCTCAGTTTACCTCGAAGACAAACGGATCCAACGGCTTGTCGGAGACGCATGGGTGCGAAAATGGCTCAGGATCTGCCCATAAATCTCAGAACAGCCTTCCCAAAGCCAATGGTTTTAATCACACTGATAAG GTTACAGGTACTTCACTTGTCTCGTCTCATAAAACTATTCCATCTGATAGTCTGGACTCGCAGTTGGGTTTGCGGTCAAG CTCCAATCCACCAAGTACAGACCTTCAACATCGTTCCTCTCCTCCAAGCAAAATGAATGAACTTTCATCAGACTCTTGTTCTCAGTCTTCTTCTGCACATCCACCAAATGACTCCTCAGTCTCGACAAAGGACAATGAGCAAGCAGCCTTAAAGGCTGAGTCGATTCAGAATCATGCCACCCATACAGCACCTGGCATGTCAGACCTTCAGGTCAACCATACCCTCAACCGCCTCCATCCGGTTGATGGTCACACGAGCCCACACAGGTTAAAAGAAACACGCAGGTGCTCAGAAGGTGAAACTAAAGAGTCAAAACCACCACACCCATGCAAGTTTGGATCTGGTGAGGGAAGAAGATCAGGTGAAGACCACAATAGACTTGTAGAGCGTCCACACTTTTCATCCTCCATGAAAGACAGGGATGGATACAGATACAATAGAGAAtatgatgacaggaacaggtACGGCTACGGGCACAGCCATCGAGAGCATCGTCCCAACAGGGAACGTTCTACCAGCAGGGAGCGCTATTATAGATATCGCAATGGGGAACGACACACGGACAGGTACACACACCACCATCGTGAGCGCTATCATTATCAAAGAAGACCCAGGGAGGACCGGAGTCGCAGTAGAGAGAGGAGAAACGATAGGATTGGACACAACTCTTATCGTTCTTTAGGACATCACAGCAGGGATGGTGTTTCCAGCAACGGGCATCACAGCAGGGATGGGGTTTCCAGCAACGGGCATCAGAGCAGGGATGGGGTTTCCAGCAACGGGCACAATGGGCCAGATGGTGGCAGAGGAAAGGAAGTCCATATGGTCAGCGAAAACGGCTCAAGAGCCAGATCTCCACGTTCTGTCAGCCCACCGCCTGGGCATCACAAGAGGAAACGCAGCTTGTCGGCGGATTCAAGAGAAAGCTCAGATGAGTGCCGGGCGAAGAAAGCCAAAAAAAAGAATAggaacaaagacaaacacag ACACTCAGAGGAAGACCCTTCAGAGGTGAATGAGGACAGCAGCTCTAAGAAacataagaagaagaagaaaaagaaaaagaagaagaggtGGGACGAGGAGAAGCCTCACACCGGGAGAGACAGCACTTATAAGCAGGACGAACACGAGTCTAGATCGAGAAACGGTGGAGAAAGTCGTCATCTCAGCTCTGAATCTACTCACAGCAGCAGCCGAGATCATCAAACGGAGAACCAGCAACAGCTCAATGGACATAAAG CAAACGGTTTCAGCTGTTCCAGTGGAAGTGAACCTGACCTCTGTCAAAATGGACTGGAGAAAGATGTGAAACACAGAAACGGTACCACTGTCAACAGCACAAAGACACACTCGCATAGAAATGGAGATGATGATTTGCGTCTACCACCGAATCCCTGCAGATGTTAA
- the usp42 gene encoding ubiquitin carboxyl-terminal hydrolase 42 isoform X2: MVMASGDGIAPPQKVLFPPERLCLKWNQSHRIGSGLQNLGNTCFLNSTLQCLTYTAPLANYMLTREHAKTCHEPGFCMMCTMQYHIIQVFANSGNVIKPIGVLNELKRIGKHFRFGSQEDAHEFLRYTVDAMQKSCLPGNKLDRQTQATTFVHQIFGGYLRSRVKCLNCKAVSDTFDPYLDISLEIKTAQTLTKAFEQFVKPEQLDGDNAYKCSKCKKMVTASKRFTIHRSSNVLTISLKRFANFNGGKITKDVRYTEHLDLRPFMSQSHGEPQVYALYAVLVHSGFSCHAGHYYCYIKTSNGQWYQMNDSSVSLSDIRAVLNQQAYLLFYIRSPDLKNRSDFGQVNHTPGQSSPRPSIPLKMNGPQYTSTSFIGPQLPPHMTKNSSYVNGNGSSKDYHSSTKPNRNFCGGTKITSGPSHSSSSASSSSSSSSLSNPLIRPIGIPDSSKRPKLTFLIGQGKPVRPAQTQSNPNCSVSSISHTSSHTPTSSTSSITTSDVPQAKQINGTHTGAAFLVPYGQESSEESDQENGALKNGTAKPNIINGNGIKDEVEAHNSSSQPQFTSKTNGSNGLSETHGCENGSGSAHKSQNSLPKANGFNHTDKVTGTSLVSSHKTIPSDSLDSQLGLRSSSNPPSTDLQHRSSPPSKMNELSSDSCSQSSSAHPPNDSSVSTKDNEQAALKAESIQNHATHTAPGMSDLQVNHTLNRLHPVDGHTSPHRLKETRRCSEGETKESKPPHPCKFGSGEGRRSGEDHNRLVERPHFSSSMKDRDGYRYNREYDDRNRYGYGHSHREHRPNRERSTSRERYYRYRNGERHTDRYTHHHRERYHYQRRPREDRSRSRERRNDRIGHNSYRSLGHHSRDGVSSNGHHSRDGVSSNGHQSRDGVSSNGHNGPDGGRGKEVHMVSENGSRARSPRSVSPPPGHHKRKRSLSADSRESSDECRAKKAKKKNRNKDKHRHSEEDPSEVNEDSSSKKHKKKKKKKKKKRWDEEKPHTGRDSTYKQDEHESRSRNGGESRHLSSESTHSSSRDHQTENQQQLNGHKANGFSCSSGSEPDLCQNGLEKDVKHRNGTTVNSTKTHSHRNGDDDLRLPPNPCRC, from the exons TGGTGATGGCCAGTGGGGATGGCATTGCTCCTCCCCAGAAGGTCCTCTTTCCCCCAGAGCGGCTTTGCTTGAAATGGAACCAAAGCCATCGCATTGGATCGGGTCTCCAGAACCTGGGCAACACTTGTTTCCTAAATTCAACCCTCCAGTGTTTAACATACACGGCTCCCCTTGCGAACTACATGCTGACCAGGGAGCATGCCAAAACCT GTCATGAGCCTGGGTTTTGCATGATGTGTACAATGCAATATCACATCATCCAGGTGTTTGCCAACTCCGGAAACGTCATCAAGCCTATCGGGGTGCTTAATGAACTGAAAC GGATTGGAAAGCATTTCAGATTTGGAAGTCAAGAAGACGCCCATGAGTTTTTGAGGTATACAGTGGATGCTATGCAAAAGTCCTGCCTCCCTGGGAACAA aCTGGACAGGCAAACGCAGGCTACCACTTTTGTACATCAAATATTTGGGGGTTATCTGAGATCGAGAG TCAAATGTTTGAATTGCAAAGCAGTCTCTGACACATTTGACCCTTATCTGGATATATCACTGGAGATAAAG ACTGCTCAGACCCTTACGAAGGCATTTGAACAGTTTGTTAAGCCTGAGCAACTGGATGGGGATAACGCTTACAAATGCTCCAA ATGTAAAAAAATGGTCACCGCCTCAAAGAGATTCACCATTCACCGCAGTTCTAATGTTCTTACCATCTCACTGAAGCGGTTTGCCAACTTCAATGGAGGAAAAATCACAAAG GATGTAAGATACACTGAGCATCTAGACTTGCGTCCATTCATGTCTCAGTCTCATGGGGAGCCGCAGGTTTATGCTCTGTATGCTGTGCTGGTTCATTCTGGTTTCAGTTGCCATGCTGGACATTACTACTGCTATATAAAG ACTAGTAATGGGCAGTGGTATCAGATGAACGACTCATCCGTATCTCTCAGTGATATTAGGGCAGTGCTTAACCAGCAGGCATACTTGCTGTTTTACATCAG GTCACCTGATTTGAAAAACAGAAGTGACTTTGGCCAGGTGAACCATACACCGGGTCAGTCATCTCCTCGACCATCCATTCCTCTCAAGATGAATGGACCTCAGTACACCTCCACATCCTTTATAGGTCCTCAGTTGCCACCACATATGACAAAG AATTCGTCATATGTCAACGGAAACGGCTCATCAAAGGACTACCATAGTAGCACGAAACCCAACAGAAATTTTTGTGGTGGGACCAAAATTACTTCTGGTCCGTCTCATTCATCCTCCTCCGCATCGTCTTCatcctcttcctcatctctATCCAACCCCCTCATTCGACCCATTGGCATTCCCGACTCGTCTAAGAGGCCGAAGTTGACATTTCTCATAGGTCAGGGCAAGCCTGTGAGACCAGCCCAGACTCAGTCAAATCCTAATTGCTCCGTGTCTTCAATCTCTCACACATCCTCTCACACTCCCACATCCTCCACCAGCTCAATAACTACCTCAGATGTCCCACAGGCCAAGCAGATCAACGGAACTCACACTGGAGCTGCTTTTCTGGTCCCTTACGGTCAGGAATCTTCAGAGGAGTCTGACCAGGAGAATGGAGCCTTGAAGAACGGAACAGCTAAACCCAATATAATCAATGGGAATGGGATAAAGGATGAAGTCGAAGCCCACAATTCTAGCTCACAGCCTCAGTTTACCTCGAAGACAAACGGATCCAACGGCTTGTCGGAGACGCATGGGTGCGAAAATGGCTCAGGATCTGCCCATAAATCTCAGAACAGCCTTCCCAAAGCCAATGGTTTTAATCACACTGATAAG GTTACAGGTACTTCACTTGTCTCGTCTCATAAAACTATTCCATCTGATAGTCTGGACTCGCAGTTGGGTTTGCGGTCAAG CTCCAATCCACCAAGTACAGACCTTCAACATCGTTCCTCTCCTCCAAGCAAAATGAATGAACTTTCATCAGACTCTTGTTCTCAGTCTTCTTCTGCACATCCACCAAATGACTCCTCAGTCTCGACAAAGGACAATGAGCAAGCAGCCTTAAAGGCTGAGTCGATTCAGAATCATGCCACCCATACAGCACCTGGCATGTCAGACCTTCAGGTCAACCATACCCTCAACCGCCTCCATCCGGTTGATGGTCACACGAGCCCACACAGGTTAAAAGAAACACGCAGGTGCTCAGAAGGTGAAACTAAAGAGTCAAAACCACCACACCCATGCAAGTTTGGATCTGGTGAGGGAAGAAGATCAGGTGAAGACCACAATAGACTTGTAGAGCGTCCACACTTTTCATCCTCCATGAAAGACAGGGATGGATACAGATACAATAGAGAAtatgatgacaggaacaggtACGGCTACGGGCACAGCCATCGAGAGCATCGTCCCAACAGGGAACGTTCTACCAGCAGGGAGCGCTATTATAGATATCGCAATGGGGAACGACACACGGACAGGTACACACACCACCATCGTGAGCGCTATCATTATCAAAGAAGACCCAGGGAGGACCGGAGTCGCAGTAGAGAGAGGAGAAACGATAGGATTGGACACAACTCTTATCGTTCTTTAGGACATCACAGCAGGGATGGTGTTTCCAGCAACGGGCATCACAGCAGGGATGGGGTTTCCAGCAACGGGCATCAGAGCAGGGATGGGGTTTCCAGCAACGGGCACAATGGGCCAGATGGTGGCAGAGGAAAGGAAGTCCATATGGTCAGCGAAAACGGCTCAAGAGCCAGATCTCCACGTTCTGTCAGCCCACCGCCTGGGCATCACAAGAGGAAACGCAGCTTGTCGGCGGATTCAAGAGAAAGCTCAGATGAGTGCCGGGCGAAGAAAGCCAAAAAAAAGAATAggaacaaagacaaacacag ACACTCAGAGGAAGACCCTTCAGAGGTGAATGAGGACAGCAGCTCTAAGAAacataagaagaagaagaaaaagaaaaagaagaagaggtGGGACGAGGAGAAGCCTCACACCGGGAGAGACAGCACTTATAAGCAGGACGAACACGAGTCTAGATCGAGAAACGGTGGAGAAAGTCGTCATCTCAGCTCTGAATCTACTCACAGCAGCAGCCGAGATCATCAAACGGAGAACCAGCAACAGCTCAATGGACATAAAG CAAACGGTTTCAGCTGTTCCAGTGGAAGTGAACCTGACCTCTGTCAAAATGGACTGGAGAAAGATGTGAAACACAGAAACGGTACCACTGTCAACAGCACAAAGACACACTCGCATAGAAATGGAGATGATGATTTGCGTCTACCACCGAATCCCTGCAGATGTTAA
- the cyth3a gene encoding cytohesin-3, giving the protein MDEDNRVPDDLSVEEKDELSNIRRRKKELLDDIERLKFEITEVMTEIEHLTCVRENKSTQRNKQIAVGRKKFNMDPKKGIQFLLENDLLQHTPEDISQFLYKGEGLNKTAIGDYLGERDDFNIKVLQAFVELHEFADLNLVQALRQFLWSFRLPGEAQKIDRMMEAFAARYCQCNPGVFQSTDTCYVLSFSVIMLNTSLHNPNVRDKPSVERFILMNRGINEGGDLPEDLLRNLYESIKNEPFKIPEDDGNDLTHTFFNPDREGWLLKLGGRVKTWKRRWFILTDNCLYYFEYTTDKEPRGIIPLENLSIREVEEPRKPNCFELYNHSHKGQVIKACKTEADGKVVEGNHVVYRISAPTPEEKEEWIKSIKASISRDPFYDMLATRKRRVATKK; this is encoded by the exons TGCCTGATGATCTGTCAGTTGAAGAAAAAGATGAGCTGTCAAACATCAGACGGAGAAAAAAAGAGCTCCTAGATGACATTGAG CGGTTAAAGTTTGAGATCACTGAAGTCATGACCGAGATTGAGCATTTAACATGTGTCAGAGAAAA CAAAAGTACTCAGAGGAACAAACAGATTGCAGTCGGAAGAAAGAAATTTAATATGGATCCTAAAAAG GGAATCCAATTTCTTTTGGAGAACGATCTTCTGCAACACACACCTGAGGACATCTCGCAGTTTCTCTATAAAGGGGAAGGCCTAAACAAAACTGCCATAGGAGATTATTTAGGGGAAAG AGATGATTTCAACATTAAGGTTCTACAGGCTTTTGTGGAGCTTCATGAGTTTGCAGATCTTAACCTGGTTCAAGCTTTGAG GCAGTTTTTGTGGAGTTTCAGACTTCCCGGTGAAGCGCAGAAGATTGATCGAATGATGGAGGCTTTCGCTGCCCGATATTGCCAATGTAACCCAGGTGTCTTTCAGTCTACAG ACACGTGCTACGTTCTCtcattttctgtcatcatgCTGAACACCAGCCTGCACAACCCAAATGTTAGAGACAAGCCCAGTGTGGAGAGGTTCATCTTAATGAACCGGGGCATCAATGAGGGTGGAGATCTGCCCGAGGACCTGCTCCGA AATTTATACGAGAGCATTAAAAATGAGCCTTTCAAAATTCCAGAAGATGATGGGAATGATCTAACCCACACATTCTTCAATCCAGATAGAGAGGGGTGGCTGTTAAAATTAG GTGGGAGAGTGAAGACCTGGAAGAGGAGATGGTTCATTTTGACCGACAATTGTCTGTATTACTTTGAATATACAACA GACAAAGAGCCTCGAGGGATCATTCCACTGGAGAATCTCAGTATAAGAGAAGTCGAGGAACCAAGGAAACCT AATTGCTTTGAGCTCTACAACCACAGCCACAAGGGGCAGGTAATAAAAGCATGCAAGACGGAAGCCGACGGGAAGGTGGTGGAGGGGAATCACGTGGTGTACAGAATATCGGCGCCCACCCCCGAAGAGAAGGAAGAGTGGATTAAATCCATCAA GGCGAGCATCAGCAGGGACCCTTTCTATGACATGCTGGCCACCAGGAAGCGGAGAGTGGCCACTAAAAAGTGA